acaagtatgcaaaagggtaaaaaacgatgcaggtaaccaaacgtgtcctaggagcatgcatgaagaggggtgttgagatgAGCATGCacaaagagggaacaactatgctgagatgagaatgcaaccaaacacaccctaagagACGCTAAAAAATTTCTAAAAAAATAAAGAGATGCTAGAAAAAAGGGTAGCCATGAAGAGCATCTTCAAGAGATGATATAAAACTGGTCGTGATCACTTTGTACATCACGAGAGGGCGATGCAAATATTTTTACTCGGGGATAGAGCCTGATGTAACATAGGCCATCAAGTGATGCAACAAATTTTACATCACCAGGACTAGACAGGGGACCACGCGGCTGAagcaaaatttacatcaccaagtgCTTCAATATTTAAAGACATTATAACCGCACACTTTTCCAGCCCTCTCAGAGCATCAACATTTTTAGCCATCTGATCTACGTGATTGGACATTTCTGGCCGTTGAATGACCCTCTAATCCCGCCTGGGCTTCGGTTGCAGCAGATCGCGCTCCACAAGCTGGGTCGCTGCTCCCGTAACAAAATCCCCGATCTGCTGTTGATTGGGCCTACTGGGTCGCTTTCCTGCCCGTTCGTGGAGGGAACCAGAGAAAATCATCAACCAACCGCACAGCACAATAGCGGAGGACTCACGGGCCAACTGCGTAGACTCTAGGCCAAAAAACTTCCAGTTTGGTGCTGGGGAAAATCTGGCGATCGAGCTTGCACAGGCGGATGAGCGGGGGCGACCTTGGCGAGGTCATCGATCGTATAGTCGCTGGAGAGACGAACGACGTTGATCGCACGCTGACTTAATTCTCTACTAGGGAGGGGCGAAGCCAAGGCGTCGTTGTGGCTGTTCGGTGAAACCGTCGAGTAGCTAATTCGTCGAGAAGAAGAAATCAATCGTCGGTTCATGGAAACATTCATGATGTGCGTCAGTTTTCAGCGGCAATTAATGTGTTTGAATTTTTGAAAATTGGAGCCGCTTACATACTGAGTGTATATATACTCCGTCGCCTGAAGTCATATGAGCAGGCTAGCACTAGCAGTagaggagagagaaagagagatgcaACGATGAGGGCCGGGACTCGCCTCTCTGGTGGCAGAGTCAAACTAGGTGGGCCGTCGCCGCCATTATCTCCGATCGTAGCAACCTGGGTCTCTTCCTCTGCCTCCACCTCGCCTTGGCAACAGAGAATTTCCCTGCCATGTCTGTGTCTCGATCCAGCTATGGAGATGCGTTTTTCTCTCATCTTAGCGTACTTGCAGGGCAGCGTTGCATGTCTTCACACGGCTGTGGACGATAAGGTGTTGTAATTGGGATTCAAGTGAGGTGGGTCGAATCATACCTCCCCTTCTCCATGTAAATATGTGTTTCAGGATTGGCCATGGGTTCCCCTTCACATTATTTTAACCCTGTACACCTTCCTTCCTTCTGGGTGGACTCCCTTCTGTTCCTCCTACTGCAGCATTCGTACTTGTGTCGTGTGCATCGTGCTGAAAAATATTGAGAAGTACAGGTATTGTTCCGCCTGTACAACAAGAACAGGTTTTATGTGTGTGAGAGTACATGTAGAGACTTGATCTCATATGCAAAGAGATTAATTGATGATAGCAACAGACTTGTACTTGTATATATTTTTCTTCCGCAAGGGGATAGCTTTGGAACCATCTACTTGACAGATAGCAAATTTGTTATACTAGCTGCAATATATTGATTTTTTAAGGCTGAAGTCATGTTATTAACTCAAATAGGTACTTTCTATACCATCTCTTCAAATTCAGAGGGGTACTAAGGTACCAACATGGCGAATATTGTCTTCCGAGGCTGAGTTCCatggagctcggttttgaaaaattcgatttttttgtcaaatttcatattttttctACATTTCAACAAAATCTGAGAAAAATAATacagatatacatgaaggcataatacacatgtgtgtaaattttgagggcaaaatacgttgaaatgagggTTGTGCAAAAAGGACAAATCTGgggctttttaacacatgatactatttatTCTTCCAaaccatgaatttgtcttttttgtataggACGCATTTCAACATTTTTCCTCCTGACATTTTACACACATTCACATAACATCCTTGTTTAGTTGCACAATTTTTTCAGATTTATGTTAAACCGAAAACTTTGATTTTTGATTCTTTTTTCAAAAAAAAGGCCTCCGTTGAGGCAGAGAGCCAAACGCCCGTTCTCGCAACATGGCAGCAACTTAATTGATGTTGTAGGTCTGAAGTCATGTTGTCCTACTTAGCTTTGCTCCTTTTCTGCAATTTTCTTTTCCACATCTAGAGTTTAATCAATTGGCAGAAAACCAATGTCTATATATGCTAGAGTCAACGAATTACTCCCTCGATTCCTAAATATATGAATTGAACTACCAAAACGGCATATATTTAGGTACGGAAGGAGTATATAGCACAATATACAATAGTCCATCAATATCCGGATATACATTTTGGCTCTAGGGAGCACATGCTCATGTTGTCATTATCACCATCTAGATATTTAATGTTACTCATCATAGTGATTATTCTGCCCCAAACCATGTGATCCAGATATTTAATGTTACTCGTCATAGTGATTATTCTGCCCCAAACCATGTGGTCTATTTTCAAGTATATATAAGTACACATGAAATACACCACATTAGAGCCCTTCGACGTTCTTAGTTTTCCTTTAACCTACAGAAGATATGGTGGAATTCTATACATATCAAGTGGGAACATTTCATGGTAcaaatagacgggcgcagcaacgcgcgtcaTCGATGATTTAGTATGATGTAAAATGGGGCACCCACAATAAGACAACCGTGATGTATTTTATATTTTTTGTTGAAGTTGAAGGTTTTTGGTGATGTACAAAACCACTTTTTAGAGGTGTAAAATTTGCTCGAAGCATAATTTGATGATGCATTTTACCTCATCTATTATAGATGCTCTAAACTTGTAGGTGATTCCAAGTATGGCTCCAGGTAAAGTCCAGCCGACAGCTGAGCCGAAGCTAACACTGGAAATTTAGCAGTTTTCTAACTGCCGAATCAAACCTCCTATGAAAACAGGTTCAATTCATTATTTTCGGACATGACAGATCACGCCTTTGGCTTGCTTTAATATTTGTAGTTGTCGTTAGATGGTCTATGAATTTgaatgtaattttttttatttttgatgtTCTTTGTACTACCATGACATTTCATGAATCATGAATGGATAAAAGAAAAGTTGTCAGTGGAAAAAGATATCGGACATCCCTGTCCCGGCGATGAAGCAAACACACACTTAAAATCATGTCGATCTGATTCTTCGAGGAGATATAAATTTTAGTGTTCCAAACAGTGAAGATCACCTTCAGAAGCAATGTCGCCTAAAAACAACCTTCCGAAGCTAGGAAGGTTTCAAAGACACTGCAGGTAATACCggaagattgcaatctcagttcaaATGCTTTGTTGAGTCAAAATAAGAAGAAAAACAGTAAAAATATCTCATGAATTGTTGGTGAGGTTGCAATTACGGGCAGCAACTGGCTAGGTAAGAAAGCCATCCAACCAAATCTTCTCTGTGTGTTTAACACACAGCAAAATCATCACAAGGCAAAAAGAACACGTCAGATTGAGAGTAATGCATGGCACACAAACAGCCTTTATTTACCAAGTTTAACATACAACATATTTTTATTTAGATAAAATTCAACAAACCAAGCTAAATTAGCTATAGACTGGCCGACTTCCAGGATTATTTGTACCCACATATTATACCCCAAAGAAAAACTCTAAGCAATTGCTTTCTTTTTTCGCTTTCAAAACTGCTGATAGGAAAGCCACCATTGTTTAGTCTTTCCGGAGTTCTAGACTTCAAGGTACTTGCTGGCTGTGTGGACATCCTTGTCTCCTCTTCCACTGCAGTTGAGAACCACCCTCACACCATCCGGCAGTGTTGGGCAGAGCTTCTCCAGGTAAGCCAGCGCGTGGGATGTCTCCAGGGCAGGGATGATGCCCTCCAGCCGAGAGGTGCGCTTGAAAGCTGCATAGCATGGGAAGGAGTTAGATGCTGAACATGACAGGGGAGACTGTTTAGGCTACTGAATCAGTTCTCAATCGATCAGGGAAATCAGCAGCAGGCTTAAGACAATTAGGTTCACGGTACTAAAAGCTACAATATCCCAGACTCCCACTATAACATCATTATTTGTTGCAACATTCAAGCCTATTACTTAAACACTGTCGGGTCAGGAAATGGAAGCTGCCAAGTTACCACCATCTTATTTTTCAATGATGTGGTTACTTGCAGCCAATATCTAAGATGGAAACATCAAGCATGTTAAGTTAGTGGATTCAGCATGTTAAAAAACACCACATGTTATTTTTCTATAATTCAGTCGCTTGCAGATGCGTTGGTATTACGTTCATTGTGTGCTGAAGTATTAAAGATTGCAACATGAACCACGTGCACATACATGCCATTGATTCAGCATGTCAAAACTATCACGTGTTATTTCTCTCCTACATTCATTATGTATTGCAATTGACCACGTGTTTAAAATTACCCAGTGAAGGTTTACAAGCTAGCAATTCATAACATCTTAAAACAACAGCTGTTATTTTTCTATAATACAGTCACTTTCAGATGCCTAAAGTAGTGTTTGCCATTCATTTCGCGTTGCAGACTTAGTCAGTGAAGGTTTATAAACTAACAATTCAGAACGTTTTAAAACAGTCACTTTCTGATGACTCAAGTAGTGTATGGTATCGAGATGGATTCAGATAATCCAGCTTTTCCAACCAGCATTTACTTAATTTTTTTTCCGTTTGGCTAACCATTTTTTTCTGCTTACCTGCCTACTTTTCCACATCATATTATAAAACAAGTTCAACAGCTGTAAACTGAAACTTACTATCTCAAGAGTTTTAACCTTCAGTAATGCCTACTGTGTACCATCGAAATTCACATGTAAATCTAGACCAGTGATAGTGCCTAAACCAGAGACTTGTTCCACTCACATGAAGATATATGAAAACACTCAGTATGTCATTCAGAACTACTATCAGCATTTAGTAGATGGATTAGAAGTCAATTGGATGAAAATCAACTGCGGCCAGTATGCAGGATAAATAGAGCAAGCGATCAAGAATGACAAGAAAACAAGGAAAAAGAAATGGTAGAGAAACATACCATCCAATGCCTCCTGATCTGTCACACTATCATATTCAGCACGTCCAATATCCCTCAAGAAACTATGCTCAGGTCCAACACCTGGGTAATCCAACCTATGAAATTGAAACAATGGATAATAAGCCCACTTGACGTAAGAAAAGAAAAATGCTTCCAACTTAACATCAAAATACTTACCCAGCACTGATGGAGTGGGGCTCAATAACTTGTCCATCAGCATCCTGCAATACATAACTCAGAGATCCATGGAGAACTCCGACTTCCCCCTTTGTCAATGTTGCAGCGTGCTTGTCAGTGTCTACACCATGACCAGCAGCCTCCACTCCAATCAGTCTTACATCCTGATCATCAACAAActcatggaagagacccatggcatTTGATCCACCACCAACGCAAGCAACCAGCACATCAGGCTTGCCACCCCACTTGTCCATCGCCTGTCTACGGGTCTCCTTGCCGATCACCTTATGGAACTCCCTCACCATCATCGGGTATGGGTGTGGACCCGCAACTGAGCCCAAAATGTAGTGTGTGGTCTCTACGTTGGTGACCCAGTCACGGATGGCCTCCGAGGTAGCATCCTTCAGCGTTGCAGTCCCAGAATGTACTGGCCTTACCTGTGCGAAGACATACACATGATGAGAAACAAACGAATAAGCCTAACAAGAATTCTTCCACAGCAGCATTCTACATCTCACAGCTTGGTTTATCAAATAAGTAATAGCCGCAACGGATAATTGGAAACACAAAGGCATATTCTCCAGAGATAAGGCATACGGATGATACAAGCTCCGCACATACCTCTGCCCCAAGAAGCTTCATCCTGAAAACGTTAAGCGCCTGCCTCTCCATATCTTGTGCACCCATGTAGATGATGCACTCCAGACCAAACCGAGCACACACTGTGGCAGTGGCAACCCCATGCTGGCCAGCACCAGTCTCAGCAATAATACGCTGCTTCCCAAGCTTCTTGGCAAGCAGAGCTTGTGCCACAGCATTGTTGATCTTGTGAGCACCGGTGTGGTTCAGATCCTCCCTCTTGAGGTAAATCAGTGGGCCAGTGCCATCAGCACGCTTGTAGTGCTCCGTCAAGCGCTCCGCAAAGTATAGCGGGCTCTCGCGGCCCACGTAATCCTTGAGGATACCGTCAAGTTCTTTCTGCAGAAAGAAGAAATGTGGTGTCAAAACACAAATACCTGCCTTTCCAGAATCTCCCCATCCAACATGGCTGGCATTTATTTATTCGCTTGATTACAGGGCAATACTACATGACTATCGTAAACCCAAATTCTCCAAGTTTTGATTCCATACACAAAAGGCAA
This portion of the Triticum dicoccoides isolate Atlit2015 ecotype Zavitan chromosome 7A, WEW_v2.0, whole genome shotgun sequence genome encodes:
- the LOC119328237 gene encoding tryptophan synthase beta chain 1-like, with the protein product MAASAIRNPSPAAAVAAPLPSRAVLRMVSPSVRRGASVVASASMRPAKAVTAEAPSPVAERVNGAEVAGAGIARPDALGRFGKFGGKYVPETLMHALTELEAAFHALADDEDFQKELDGILKDYVGRESPLYFAERLTEHYKRADGTGPLIYLKREDLNHTGAHKINNAVAQALLAKKLGKQRIIAETGAGQHGVATATVCARFGLECIIYMGAQDMERQALNVFRMKLLGAEVRPVHSGTATLKDATSEAIRDWVTNVETTHYILGSVAGPHPYPMMVREFHKVIGKETRRQAMDKWGGKPDVLVACVGGGSNAMGLFHEFVDDQDVRLIGVEAAGHGVDTDKHAATLTKGEVGVLHGSLSYVLQDADGQVIEPHSISAGLDYPGVGPEHSFLRDIGRAEYDSVTDQEALDAFKRTSRLEGIIPALETSHALAYLEKLCPTLPDGVRVVLNCSGRGDKDVHTASKYLEV